Proteins encoded within one genomic window of Tigriopus californicus strain San Diego chromosome 12, Tcal_SD_v2.1, whole genome shotgun sequence:
- the LOC131891965 gene encoding uncharacterized protein LOC131891965, whose amino-acid sequence MKSFFIPVLIALLGFSLLTLADFGANRENNEESKGLSGLENGVIVSVEAKISESNEVEEDQEEQDEGGSQNRAIDPASCAVKCQPVCVSAPAGSNCTCTQFFLGFFPISSITIPC is encoded by the exons ATGAAGAGCTTTTTCATTCCCGTTCTGATTGCCTTGTTGGGCTTTAGTTTACTGACTTTGGCGGACTTTGGCGCCAATAGAGAGAACAATGAGGAAAGCAAAGGTTTGTCAGGATTGGAAAATGGTGTGATCGTCTCGGTCGAGGCGAAAATAAGTGAATCCAACGAAGTTGAGGAGGATCAAGAGGAACAAGACGAGGGTGGCTCACAAAACAG AGCAATTGATCCTGCGTCGTGTGCAGTGAAATGTCAACCTGTTTGCGTCTCAGCTCCCGCCGGTTCCAATTGCACTTGCACCCAATTCTTTTTGGGCTTCTTCCCAATCTCGTCGATTACTATTCCTTGCTAA